The Danio rerio strain Tuebingen ecotype United States chromosome 19, GRCz12tu, whole genome shotgun sequence genome includes the window tgtgtgtgtgtgtgtatgtgtgtgtgtgcgcgtgtgtgtgtacgtgtgcatGCGCATGGCACGAGTGCATATGTGTGCATGGTTATATGCCTATATATCTTATGTATCTATGGCTGCATGTACCCGTGCATACGGACATATACATTATTTCATAATGCTATCACCCCTAAGCTCTAGCTACTGCAAAGGCGGTCCTAGAGCTCAAACCCCCATTTTTCATAGTCGGAGCCTTCACTGCCCAAAAATTCTTTTTCCGACTCCTGCTGGAACCTGCTTTGATAGCTCAACTTTCGAGCTGTGACTAAGAGCACGAGTCATGTCACTGCCCACCCTCCAGCATAGCACTTTACCTATGTTGTTCATTTATATATTATCTCCATCGGAGATAGTTTCCTCTTTTCACGTCTGGGCTCTTACAGAGCCCACATCTCCTCTAccttttcatttctttctttctcctcaaaccactatatccagcagccggatatagcaatTTCTAGCTTTTGGGGGGGCGttcttcgaatacgcggctgctgtcccgacaCAATAGCATTTATGGGaagctatcgagaactacctgatctcatatccctccaaatgcttattgaccaggcgggagccttgggctcatctatcaccgagctcagggttctctcccgggacagcatgccaaactagcttaaatagtcaagcattatctaagtgtgaactcttgaagtgaagtttctcaaactaatttcgagaggagcacatgataggattgactacagctgatccctatcactaatcactaactagccaatcggatcactctaaattcaatataaatatccagcctaaacttcaatcctgatcttcgttttggaaacccccccccatccatcccttctccctcctcctcagtttgggcgacacggtggcttggtggctagcactgttgccccacagcaaggaggtcattggttcatcactagctgagccaaccgatactctctgtgcggagtttgcatgttctccccgtgttcgcgtgggttttccccgggtactccggtttcctcccacactcaaaaactatgcaacaaaagttaaagtcacaagcacttaCTACAAACTAGCACAACTAGTGATCTATTTTTGGaagctatcgagaactacctgatctcatatccctccaaatgcttattgaccaggcgggagccttgggctcatctatcaccgagctcagggttctctcccgggacagcatgccaaactagcttaaatagtcaagcattatctaagtgtgaactcttgaaacttttTTTAGTTTCAAATGAACGACCAAAAACAATATAAAGTttaacattttcatttgaatgtgtaaacaaaaaatgtaatggcctgtttccactgagtggtacagtgtGGTACAGTACAGTTTGCTACACCTTTAtgtccatttccactgtcaaaaggtaccaaaattTGAACCGTACCATATGACTTTTTGGGTACCAATTCCAAAGGGGTACCAAGCAAAGGAACCAAAAAGCGGTGCTAGACGTGCAGCTTAAAGTGCAGCTGAACACTATTAGTTTATAGAGAAACGTCACTAGTGCGTGCAACAAGCCAGGAAAATGAAAACACAGGAAGCCGTGACATTACACcatattaatatatacagttgaagtcagaactattagcccccttttgaatttgttttcttttttaaataattcccaaatgatgtttaacagggcaagaaaattttcatagtatgtctgatattttttcttttggagaaagtcttatgttttatttcagctagaataaaagcagttattaatttttaaggtcaaaattattagtccctttaagctatgtattttttcaatagtctacagaacaaaccgacgttatacaaaaacttgcctaattaccctaacctgcctagttaacctaattaacctagttaagcctttaaatgtcactttaagctgtatagaagtgtcttgaaaaacatctagtaaaattatttactgtcatcataacaaagataaaataaaacagttattagagatgagttattaaaactattatgtttagaaatgtgttgaaaaaatctgctctctgttaaacagaaaaggtgggggggaaaataaataggggggctaataattcaggggggctaataattctgacttcaactgtacatataataacaagctataatcgacctgagctcaaacaaaccttgacgTCGTCTTGATGAGCAGTCACAAAGCAAAGAAGAAAACAGAATCTGCCATGTGTACTGTTGtttacgaggccgtctaaaagtgcgactGAGAGCTTTATTTGCGGTCGCTCACCGTTTATctatattgaaaaaaacaaaggagcaaatgattctttcagcaaactAAAACATGAACAGACTACAACGTTTAATTATTTTCATCGCCTTTTGTACTATTTGGAACTCGGAAtaacagaattattttttaacaagATGAAGAATAAAGATGTAAGGTTTGTAGGCTACTGACTGTATATGTTTCCTATTGTTTAtgaacccaaataaggcctaaatgtaTGCTTTGGGTATTTTCTTTGGTATTGGTAACATTTCAGAGACTGTAAGactctgtatgtgttcatatgttttatttatgtatttattttatataactgcagACTTTACAGTAGGGTATTTTGCACTTAATGATCTACAGCTAGAATCAAGTCCtcttcatagaaaggttagtaatgaacatttatacacaagtatagATGTGCTTCTCATATAATATGTGAACAACCCAATGGCTTTGCTTTAACATTTCTTATAGCAAGAAACCAACAGGGCAACATTTGGCAGTGCagacgcaagcctgataaaggtgactcgCACCATACCGAACTGAACCATATCACTCAGCGGAAACGAGGCCTTAGATGTACCCCAAATTTGTCACTTATTCTTGTAACATTAAAGCTGATGCACTAACTAAATGCTGACTgactaaataatgttttgctgttCTTCATGCACATGAAGCTGAGGGATGAGCCAATGCTAGAGTTTGACATTTGGCTGAAGTCAGAGGTGAATAAAAACTCCTGCGCTGACTTTAACCTGCACCACAAGGTTTTGACACCAGATGTCATGAACACAGTCTAGAGCCAAAGACTGAAGCTCATCCAGAAAAATGACAAGAGTTTGAGCAACACAAGCCTCCACAGCAGATGTTTGGCCAATCGTGATATGTGGCTCATCAAAATGTCGATCATATTTACACAACAAAAATGACCTATTGTGTGGTGCTCtagatgcactgtaaaaatgctgggttccattcAAATCCCTCATGCTCCATTAAGTTAACctgattgtttttacaaattaaagtggattgaacataaaacagataGGTTGTCCCCTTAAAAaactaagaattgtgttgtttcaactcatttggAATAAGTAGTTTAAATGTGCAGCAAACAGTCATTTTTGAGAGTACAGAAATCTCATTAACAGTATATTTAATGGAAAACCCACAAAAGACAAACACTTTCTGCCCTGAATTACGACACAGCACCATTTTTAGAGCAGTTGTATAACCTCCTTGCAACAGTTTTTTTCTTCACGGTTAGTCATCTTTCAAATCaatctttatttttaactgtACAAATCTTGAACCATGTCAGTGTCGTACAGTATCTCTGAATATAATAATCTGCATCGACTAACCTAATAAGGCTCATCCTAAAAACAGTTACATAAACATGCATTCATTTTTCTGTTTCTATTCCTACCAACACGGAACGCTGTTTCTGACACAGAATTTAACTTCTTCAAATTGTTTGCAATTCTGAAATTGTAGAAAGCACCTTGATTCATAATTGCAAACAAAATAAGTTTGTAAGTATGAGAAAAATATTGCAAGTAAACTGAATTGTGGGATATAAACTCAAAACTTTACGAAAGCACTCTATAAAATGGTATgatcaaaatgttttttgttacATTAACTTGTTCTAATAAGTTAATTGTGTTTTTGTACTTCTTTTAAGTTGTACAAGATTTAAGTTTTAAGtcaatttaacacaatttttaaataaataattctacaAGTTTTTTCAAgacagcaaactttttttttttacaatacatatacatttatatttgcaaataaataaagcaaacaatttTAACaacttcaataaaaaataatatgatgTGGAAGATATACActtgccggccactttattaggtacacctcactgccactcactggatattttcctgtttttggacctttctctgtaaaccctaaagagggttgtgcattaaaatcccagtaaatcagcagtttctgaaatactcggaccagcccgtctggcaccaatagCTATACCATGTTCAATGTTAAATTGAAACTTGTGTTACCGAGCAGTTGAACATttaatgtacctaataaagtggcctgtgagtctAATTCAGAATTCTGATCTTGCAATTCTGACGTTAATCTCCCCTGATTGGTTGATGTTTTATATCTCATTTGTAAGGGAAGAACCATCTGAATATTGTGAAATAAACGGAATTCAGAAAGaaaaagtcaaaaaaaaattttttatatattagtttttcattttttggttgaAACTGGACATATATTTATCTTCAGatagaaacaaacacataaaaatgtaaaaaaatatgtttcaAGAACAGTATTAGCCATTGAGAAATTaaagtttttatgtattttttgtgaaCAAGGTGTTGCAGTTTTACCGCTGAACATACCACAGAGAACTCCTGTTAACCTGAAgccaaaatgataaataatacagTACATTTCATCTCTATTGGAGTCTGTATTCCATTCCTGTGCTCCTCTGAACAATTATAAACCCTGTATTTCAGCACTTCTCACATTACAGCTTCTTTAACATGCATCGCTTCGTCATATTCCCTAACTGTAAGTGTctctggataaaagcatctgctaaatgagtaaatgtacgTCTCAATCTGTTCCAAACACAAAGCAATCATTCGGCTTCAGAGGTTCTGGAATATATAACGTACAAGGCATACCAACTACTTTTATggtgctttttttattattatgtagctTGACGGCCTCAGTCCTCATACATATTTCATTATGCtgaaaacacatttgttttcttttgttaagGTTACATTTGAAAAAGCATAACAGACTTTAAATGTCAGATTTTTAGCAAGGATTGATCCCGCagtccctatcatacacccggtgcaataaggcgAAAGACATACATGGCACAATTTgtagctattttcagaccagcgcaaaccTAATTCTAACATTtagcaccacgctgtttaaatagcaaattaatttgtgccattttgtggactcatgggtgtgccattGTAAAAAGGTGTGTTAAAGCACAATGTTGGTATGTtgatattttgaggaactgaaataacTGATTAAGTATTAGCCAGTCTAAAgtcgcagagtgcgttagttatgcacctatgcaggtctaaacacaaacacattgcttaatacacacaggatgtacagcaatacacaaatatcattaaaaatgaaaaacattaaGATTCAAATGTTACAAAGTACTAAtttctacatgaatataaaagCCACTGGCCCAGTGCCTTCTTCAtctcattatatttgttttaatgtttgcaTCACCATATGTGGCATAAGAGTaagacatgtgtttggatataactcagttttctgaccacactttattattgttgttcatttattaatttgctggaaattagaactgaatttagaaatagttttgaaataagtcttaaacaaaatcaaatatgtaggctaatggatgtcttcagtgaagtgtgtacaacactgtttccttatccaagaaagtaaaggagtaaagtaaagaggctgaatagaggaggctcattctttatccatgcactgcagatggtctgttaaactgttttctcattagttaagcgtttagtttttccatttacaaagtacaccatgtaaatagcaactgGGCCATGGctcgacgcaactgactcttaaaggaaatgggggatgagactctgattggtttattgcatgttatgctcaaaacacacacataactcattaagagaatgtgtgtgtgtaatgtatgtatgtatgtatgtatgtatgtatgaatgtatgtatgtatattttccAGTTCCATATATTTTCTGATTTGAGTGATAAACATAGATATTAAAACTGCATAGTATTTCAGAAAACAATCTATAAATGACCAAATCCAGTAACTGTTTACACAACctttatttctttcttcttttaatcacaaaagaagatacttcaaAAACTTATATACTGATAGTAATTCTTTTGTGATTATTGTAAACATGTTTGCAACTTCAGGATAATAAACTTGCAATTTTGCATTTCCAAAATCTCTCTGTAAAGATCATAGAGATCAGTGTTCAGCAACACccttcaaataataaaaatgtatttatatctgTGTTGTGAAGGTTTATTCAGAAGGATTTGCTTATGTATTTGCtttcttaaatacattttatcctacaatatatatatatatatatatatatatatatatatatatatatatatatatatatatatatatatatatatatatatatatacatcaatttgttttctatttatagGTTTCCTAAAATGAGTGATACATTTTTAGCCTAACAATGATTTCACATGTTTGTGCTAGAAATGCAAATCAGCTCATATTTACAAATTAATGTCTCTTTTCATACTTAATTTACTGTGTAAATCAGAAGTTTCTGAGACTTTATTTTTTCCGCATGTTGATGTATTTCCAATTAAACAAAATAGTGATTTATGGGGCGGAGCTTTCATTTTGCGCATCATTTCCTAAAGCAGCAACTAACGGCTGCTATAAAAGggtattaatatgcagttgcttTGGAAGCTCttacagaaaaacaaataaaaaaaaaatgtaaaaaaaaaacaagaataacaatgtgagccagcaaaataaacattgtaaatttggaTTTCAGGTGCAATTTAAGTATAGCGTTTTAGAAAACTTCATACAAAAATTGCAGCTCTTgaacccacaaatgaaaattctgtcattgtgtCCTCAATTCTCTTCTTATTTtctgttaataacaaaagaacatatttcaaaatttgtTCTAAACTATgccattgacttttttttttctcctaactAATAGTTATCAGTTTCCAACAtcattcaaaacatcttctttgttttcaacagaaataaaagaaattgataaaaggtttggaaacacttgtaAGCAAGTAAATAGTGCAtagtttttatttgacatttttttattattttggggcAAACTAAACATTTAATGCTACTCATCCGCAGTGTCTTGCCTGAAGTACTTTCAAATAATACCATAGTGCAAGGTGTTGTGATGCATTATAGACTATTATATCCAAAAAAGGTTGATTGCAGGAAAGTGCAGTGTTACCTGGGCTTTTAGAGGCCAGTTTCTCTGACTCTTTGGGTGTGCGGAACAGGACAGGTTCACTTGGAGGACTGGTGCCGCTCATGCTAATGGACTGAACATGGACAATGTACTCGGTGTCTTCCTCCAAATCCCATAATGCACATGAGCGAGTGGTGGTGTTCACTTCCTGGATGAATCGCAGCATGCGCACGTCCTTCTTCTAGAAACACCAAAACAATAATCAAATAAAGAACATCAGTGAGATTGTGACGCTTGCAATAATAAGCAATGACCAGATACCAGTTCcattaaagtcaacatgaaatcgaAATTCAGATAATTATACTTTTTTAGGAGtgccacagtggctcagtggttagcactgtcacctctcagcaagagggttgcttgttcgaatcctggctgggtcagttggcatttctgtattttccagtactaggttgaaGCTGGacaggcatctgctgtgtaaaacatatgctaaataagttggcggttcattccactgtggtggcccctgatgaattaagggcctaagccaaaggataatgaatgaatttacttttttaacatttaacattggttatttattcattttcatttggtttagtcccttatagGGGTTCCAACAGTGTAATGAATCACCAACAACTCAAGTGTATGTTTACTCAGCGAATgtcctttccagctgcaacccagtattgggaaacacctatacactcccgcattcactcatacactacacagccaattaagcttattcaattcacctatagcgcatgtctttggactgtggggaaaaccggagcacctggaggaaacccacgccaacagaaaaagaacatgcaaactccacacagaaatgccaactggtccagtagGGACTCGAACTAGTATATAATAACAACCACtctttacaaccgaggtatgcagaagagcatctctgaacacacaacatgtccaaccttgaggtggatgggcaacagcagcagaagaccacaccggttgCCACTCCCGTCAGCAAAGAACAGGATGCttaggctacaattcacacaggctcaccaaaattgcacaatagtagattgaaaaaacgttgcctggtctgataaagTCTCGAATTGTGCTGcaacatttagatggtagggtcagaatttggcttcaataacatgaaagcatggatccatcctgccttgtatcaagggGTCAGGCtgttagtggtggtgtaatggtgtgagggatattttcttggcacactttgggcccattagtactaactgGACATCGTGTcagcgccacagcctacctaagtattgttgctgaccatgtccgtccctttataaccacattgtacccatcttctgatggctacttccagcaggataacgtgccatgtcataaagcgtgaatcatctcagactggtttcttaaacaggacaatgagttcactgtactcaaatgacctccacagtaaccagatctcaatccaatagagcatttttgggatgtggtggtaCGGGagagctgacaaatctgcagcaactgcgtgatgctattatgtcaatataaaccaaaatctctgagaatcTCTgttccacgaaggattaaggtagttctgaaagcaaagggggtccaacccggtactagtcaggtgtatctaataaagtggccagtgagggtATATTGAAATAGGTCTAAAATTCTGTTTAATGTTGACTTTAATCTTCagaaaagcacagaacagatttacAGCAGCAATAAAAAACTGCAATCAGTGCAGCTCATTCTTAATGAATTCCCCCTGTAATTGTGAAAAGTGGCATAAGAAATTCATGAGaagataaaaacacaaacacgcacacacatattcatGCACACTGCAGAAACTGTGTCTCGCTCAGTTTGATGACAAGCTGTAATGGCTTTGTACTCTAGCAGATGGTCACTGCAGTCCTTATTACAGAGGTCTCCACAGTGACTGCTTTCCTCAaatctgcgcacacacacactaatgcatgcatgcataaaaCATTTACAGAATGCTCAAGGCCACCTATCAAAAGCAAACCAGTCTGCATCGACACATAACTAACATGCTTACACAAGCATTCCTCCGTCATATCGCCTCATTTCACTTGAGTTATGAGGCGATTTTCccatgttttacacaaaaaaTTGACCATAAAATGATTTTATACCTGCTGGGTGATGGCAAACCCAATGACTGGGTCTCCCTCCAGAATGTCCCATGTCACAATCGCTGAGTTCCCCTCCAGTGCTTTGATGGTCACATTGAGCGGAGCTGATAAACTGTCTGAGGATGACAGGAAGACGGAAAAAAGATATGAAGGGATAAAAGCTACTGGTGTGACATACAGTAAGATCTCTGTCGCTTTATAGGTCAATATTCATACTGAAGAATATGTCTGGACATTTGAAAATATGAGCGTCTGGAAAATGAAATGTATAAACTAATGGCTGATGTTGAACACAACACACAGCACTTTGGAATATGATTTAATTCCATACAGCAAACACAAATGATTCATTTCACAATTGCATAattcacaaaataataatttgatgttACTGATTTGTTTAATGTTAGCAGTTTTGTGTCCCACTTTATATAAGGTGGCTTTAACTAACATTGTACTTAAGATTGATTAAATACTTACATCTATTtaaatctgtaattaatttctgtaatatttacagtggtaattacactgttgaccattcctTACACCTAAAGCCCCCTTAAacttacccataccaccaaacctgtcgcCAACCCTACCTGTATCCCTCCTCAAGAGCATCAGAAGTGTTTTCCGATACactataaacacagtaagtgcattgtatttatctttttgatgcaagtacatagtagttaaggccacctaatatgaAGTGGTTGTATTTTGTTCCAACTGTAACAGCACTGAACCTTTATAAAGACCCAAACAGCACAATGGCAAAGCAGATAAGTTTGAGTACTAAATGCACACACTGAAAAACATGATTTATTAGATTTAGATTAAGGTAAGGTggttacaaacaatttatatgggctgaatttaaccaAATGCaattgagtaatgttcaacttaatttgtttgtgtaacGTGATTTGACGCTGAGAGcagaggtgcggatccaaatgcaaaGTCTTTATTGAACATAGAATCGTCAACAGAGGAGCAAACATATGTTTAAAGGCAATTcagagtcgtagtcaaaataacaggcagaggGTCAAAAATGCAGGCAGCATACAACGTAAACAAACATAACAAAGCGATTGTCAAAAACatagcaaggcaaggaaaacgcgttgtaatgttcaCTCACAGttcaacaagactcagccaagtcTGCGTGTTTGTGTGCTGTGTAAAAAGTCCTGAAATCAGTCCaagagcagcttcagctgtgtgttttaatcagtcaggatcaggaaccgctgtgagtgtgtgtgatgcatGACTGGAATTGTAGTCCATAAAATGGCCGATTTGTATCTGTGTTTACCAGTAATCGCTGGTGACCATgacagtttgtttaaattcatcttatataaattgtttgcaactacactgtaaaaaataaaaagctaagttaacttaaatttttAAAGCAATTGGCTGCAACTTATtgctgcaaatattttttttcaagttgACTGAAAAGGCTGTTTTAAGTCAAGTATACTTTATGGgataatttggcacaacttcaaccactgaaggttaataaactcaaaatgtctttaaaaattttaagttaactctTTAAGTTAAAATTTAAGTAAGCTTTTTCTTTTTATAGTGGTAACCACTCAAATgaagaaattaaaatttaaagtctcctcaactgattttttttactttccttGAACAAACAGATCCAAGCAGCTAAATCGTCTTATGAGTAAATTAAACTCTGAGCTCAAAATATGTCCAACTaacttattattttaaacagagtTAACAATTTGTGAGTTggatttttacagtgcacttaccTTTTTATATAGAACTGCCCCAAAAAATAAACTGTTTTCTGTATGAAAGATTTACAATTGGGATTAGTAATGCCCTGCTTGTTTTCTGTCTGTTGTAAAAGAGTGAATTGTACATTCTTGTTcttgttaattaaataaaatatggtgtgtgtgtgtgtgagaatgctaAAGATAAATACATATCATTCAGTCATGAAAGTCTAGATGATGCAGAGGCACAAACTGATGAGACTGACGGCCGATGAGGTTACTATGAATAGTGAGATAACTGTAGCAAATGATCAGTTTCTCTGAAAAGCCTCCACCTCCCCAAGCACCACCAGATCTGCTTTGGGATTTATGAATGACATATCCATTATTCATTATCTTAATGTGCTTTTCCACTGCATGGAATGGCACTTTGGTTTGATACGGCTCAC containing:
- the fndc5b gene encoding fibronectin type III domain-containing protein 5b precursor encodes the protein MWGIKGSFAVLLLLFLAYIFASSVNADSLSAPLNVTIKALEGNSAIVTWDILEGDPVIGFAITQQKKDVRMLRFIQEVNTTTRSCALWDLEEDTEYIVHVQSISMSGTSPPSEPVLFRTPKESEKLASKSPDEVTMEEVGQAAQLRAGELIIIVVVLVMWAGVIALFCRQYDIIKDNEPNNNKDKAKNSSECSTPEHPTGGLLRSKV